The stretch of DNA CCGTAACCCGACTTGACTCGATAACCAGTGACCTGAACCCGACCCAGACCagacccgatattgacccgacccgatactgacTCAATTAAATTGATAAACCGACAATTATTAGGCTTAATATTGATTAAATTGAAAGTGATTTTGTAATTAGATTGTTATGTTTATCttaataatgaagtaattaaaataaataatgcttaaaaattaaatttaatgGTCAAAAATTGAAGTAATGTGATAAAGTAACCGGACCCGATAATGaaccgacccaaacccgacccggtTCGATATCATTTGACCtagaatgacccgacccgataatgacccgaccgaaacccgacccgactcgatacaacatttgacccgaaatgacccggtCTGAAAGGGGtggctgacccgatatgacccgaacccgatatgacccgacccgatttgacccgacccaaacccgactcgACTGACCCAATTGCCACCTCTACATACTTGTATACATGTTCAAATTATATGCCCTTCAAGATTAAACAATTCCGTAAACAATTGAATTAGACACCCATAAATTGAATTCCATTTATGTATTTAGTTGGATATCAAAATGTGTGGAGAAATCAGTAGTTAACATACTTTGTAGTTACACCTTATGTATTCCATTTAGTTGGATATTTCGAATGGAGGATAATAACGCGAGAAAGTGGGAGTCCTTTCTCATTTTGTACCCTATTTAGACATGACTGACTATAAAAGTGTAAAAACATCACGGCAATACCTCGATGACTCCTGACTATGATGAAGTAAGGGGGTTCAGAACTTCAGATGGACGCAACCTTAACACTAAGAGAACAACAGAGAGAGACATTCTCCGAATCACTAATAATGAATCACATTAAGTTGAATAACACTACGGACACGCATCTCGATCAGAGAATTGAATcacattaagttgttgattatgGCCTTATGGGAAGGCTTGGCCTTGTTTGCACAACGCCAAGGTCTCgaaataaaaatgtaaattgaGAGTATCGTCACTCGACAATTTCAGCAACTTAGTCATTTTGGTCGTCCCAATGTCATAAGAAGAGTTTCCAAACGTAAAAGTGGTACCACCATCATCAAAATAGTAAATATTAGAATTCAAACGACGTTGGTCCGAGATTATGGACATATGTGGTTCACTTGAACCACCCGAAAACCATAAACTCCATGACACAAGACCGGAATCATCCTTGTTCGCCACCCATACACGGCGAGTCATCTCGGTAACGCTCATAAACGCCAATGCCTCGCCAAGAAGGAACACAATTTTGACCGCTCCCTCTTGTTCCCTAGCGTCTGGTAGCTCAACCAAACTAAACTTTTCGCTATCAAAGTCAAACGAGACGAGATGGGTGCTTGCGTCAGATGATATAGTCTCGTCGCATACAGTCCAGTGTGAAGCCCCTTGAAAGAATACCAACCCTTCCAAATAAGGTGCATCAATTAAACTATTATCAGGCGTAATTATCCTccaaactttattattattattatcatcatcagcTCCGACTGTATAAACAGCAACCGACAATATCTTGTGTCGGTTCTCCCAGGACATGTCAACCTGAAAAGCAGCAACCTTAAAACAACGAGTTGAATTCGAAAAACCAAGAGTGTGGACGACATGGAGAGTCGTAGAAGTAATGAACGGAGACGAGGGAAGAACAATGGATTTTCTTAGTGAAGGGTTCCATAGTCTCAGTTCTCGTCGAGGGTAGTAACATAACATCAATATCAACCCGAAACAAGTGTTCCCTACGAGAGAATATGCTTTATCAGACGACTCGACAAGTTTACTAGTTTTGGTTAACGTGTTCCAGTTACGGACCCAAATTGTGCTTCTTATAAACAGATTCCCGTCCCTCTCAATATGGTGGCATAATAATTGAGTCTTGTCATAATGACTACTactaccattattattattatggtatTGCTTAAGATGTATCGACATGAAATAAGGGTCTTCGATGATCGTACACCAGGTTTTACAGACGCTTCGCAGTCGTAAAAGAGTTTTCACCGGCAATCTTGCTAGtacttgagtccataagtctccgCATAATATGTTGTTGTTTGTCGACATCTTCTTTTCATTCACAAATCCTTATTTAAGAccgggtatatatatatatatatatatatccgtcTACGGTGTTAATAGGAAAACTGGAAATTTTATTCCTAAAGTCCGTCGTCGTTTAGACTCCTAGTACGTACCAAACAATTTCCTATTTATTTCTTAAACACAATAGGAAAACTGGAAAAGTAGATTTACCATAATTAGGGTTTTTCTAAAGATTAATAAATTAAATATGGAAAGATTAACATATTCTCATGATAAATACAACTATAAACCTAGTTTAaccataattagtgagaatattCTATGAAGctcacacgttagaaaaaccttcttattattattattattattattattattacgacTGATTGTATATATACCCTCAAAATATTGTGTAACGTTTTATAGGAAGAAAAACGAAAACACCATCGATGGGGTTGTTACACCATAGCACCGATCTATCGGTTAAATATGGCAgtgatgatgaggttgatgatgataaaCAAACAAATATTTACTTGGCAACAAATTTAAATTTTCATACGGAACCTTTGTGTGATAACACTACCTATGATGATGATGTTCCGCTAGATGAGGAGCTCTCGATCAATCTACGATTTTCCTATATTCGCCTTGATACGGACATCTTGAAACATTATTTTCTGCGTCAAGGTAAGAATAAAGACGAGAATAATAACGAGGATGAAGACGAAGACGAAgacgaggatgaggatgaggagaaCGCTGGTCCTAAGGAGGCACAGATCGAGTCTTCGACTTTGAAAACCTTTCGACGTCCAATACAAGGGTTTCCGACAAGTTACGAAGAAACGTGGCAAATAGTGTACAAATGGGTGGAAGAAGAATTCGAAGAAGAATTGGGAATGGTACAAGAAGGTAACTATGTTTTACCCGTATTAACCGAGGAATTGGCTTATTGGGCCTCGTACATTGTGGGTGAGATACCGAGTGGACGTAAAATGTTGTCGATCGATTTATGTGGAACGATTCGAGAAGTGTTAGTATCGCGACCACCAACCAACTTAACATGTACTAATTCATTCATCACCGAAGTTGCTGTTTGGCAGACGGTCGATCCCTTTAAATGCATAAATAATAAATTTAAGGACGACGACAAAAAAGAGCCACAACTCGATGAAGAACTTGTAATCAATGTGTACTCGAGTTACAAGCCAATTGATGTCGATACGAGTATATGCAAGGTTTATAAGTGTAGGCACCCGGCTAACGAGTTATGGGATGTCGGAAACCGAGTTTTGAAAGATGTTGTATCATTGATGCTTAAACAAGTTGATCTTCCGGGAGAGTACCCTCACTTATGTCTcttgaatgaaacaattcaaagTGTCAAGAGATTCTTCTACCATTATTGCTCTAATAAGGAGTTAAATGCAATAGTTCGAATTACCGAGGTTGTACCTCCACCGGCAGCCTCCAACCTTAGCGAAGATGATTTTACGACACCTTGCTTTCCTCGTCTCTCCTTGCCTCCGAACCTCCTCTTGATGCCTCTTCGTTCTTCCCATATTAGGAAGGAATAAGAGATATGGTATATTAGATTAGAGTATATCATATATCTTACCGTATaagttatattatattatattattgtcTAGTACGGAATATATTCTAGATAGGGTTAAAGTTCGAGCCAGTACTATAAATACGGGTATTATTATGTATTCGTATCACATCACAAGTTTATCAATAATAAAACGTATGAAATATATCTCTCTATATCTTAACATCCCATGTCACCCTTCCAACTATTTAACCTAATGGCAAATTTTCCCAAGTAATGGAATACGCAAATAAataaccgggacggagggagttcAATATAGTTAGATCTTTGATCGTTACCAATATAGTTGAATGAGATACTGGTACACTTCTTATTTGTCTCTTGTACCATAGACTTTTCCAACTACAAACAACCTAGTTGGTTGCAGATTTGGATAGACTTTTGTGGAGTAAAAGATATTACTTCGTTcccgattatttgtttacctaaTCTAGCTATTTTCAAGTGTCTAAGTCAATTGTTTTCCTTTTTAGTTTGAAAATGTCTTTGGTTGACAATTTGACTCTCGACACTCGATTATTTgttagattaaataagattcttcATATTACGGTACACTCAAATTATttgaaaatataattaaataaaattcatCGTATAATTTGTATTCAATTAATTTTGATGTATGTATGTTTCAAGATGCATTAAATTTGTCTTTTACTCAAGAAAATGTAAAAAGAAATATAAAAGATGTTATTGAATAGGGAGTAAATTAGGTAATGTTATTTGGATATTCATATCTGTATATGAGCATGGTATAACAAAGGTAAAATAAATCTGTGTACTTTTTCTGAACTTATTCAAAGTTATATTTTTATTGTGTAAAGTGGATGAAATTAGATACTATCTAATAAAGCTCGTactctttaaaataaaactcgaattCTTTATTACAAAGCTCATATTTTACACCGTACAACTGGTATAAATTGTGGTATAATCCATGAATTGTTGTTTTACTTGTTGTCAACCTAAAGATTTTCGTATTTGGCAAAGTCCCAAATTACAAATTAAAATTTTACCACTATTTCACCAATGTTTTATTCATCTGGAAGCACTTCAAGTTCCACTATATCAAAAACTTCAACCTTGTAAACATAAGACCTAGCTACAATCAAGAAGAACACAAAGTTTACGACATTAAGTACCGTAAAAAATCCGTAGTAGTAATCGAGATGTGAGGCATTAAGGTTGTTCAAGATCCATCCATGACGACCATGTTGTTCAGTGATATGAGAAACCGTAGACAGCAAAAAACTACTGAGAAAATTTCCAATTCCAACCGCAGTTGTAGAATATGAAGTCCCAACACTTTTCATTTGGTCGGGCGCTTGGTCATAGAAAAACTCAATCTTGGCGACCTCAAGAAACGCGTCAGCTGCACCCATGAGCACGAATTGAGGAAGAAGTATGAATATAGTTACAGGAACTTGTGCACCattttcaactaacccgtgttgtCTTGCAATGCTAAGTCGTTTTCTTTCTGTTAGTGAAGATACGATCATGACTAATGTGTGTAGGATTAAGCCAATGCCCATTCTTTGGAGTAGAGTAATCCCTCTTGGGTTATTGGTCAGTTTTCGCATCAACTTGACAAAGATTTGGTCGTAGATTACGACACAAATAAGCATAGAAATCGTCATGAATGCAGATAAACTTGCCGGAGGGATGTTGAACTTGCCAATGTGTTTATCAAGGGTTGTCCCTTGCTTGATGAAAAGGGTGTTTACTTGGGCTAACATAATGCTTGGAACAAATGTGACTAGTAAGACCGGAACCATCTTTAGCATTTGTTTCGTCTCCTCAATTTGCGTGACCGTGCATAGCTCCCATGGGTTTCTTGATTCGGTCATCACAGCCGCTTTGTCAAGAAACCTACATGGGTTGATTTAACAGAAATGTCACCAGTAAATAGACTAtacatacaaccagttgtattggTTGCATAGAAAAGAACTCGAGCTTTAGAATTATTTACTTGAGCTTAAACCTATATATTATGAGCTTTGTTTAAAAGAATCTGAGCTCAATTATAAAAATATTGAACTTAAAAAATTATTATGAAACTCAAAAATAATATATAGGAACtcaattaaattttaatttttaacatcaaaaaattaaaatataaataaaaaattacaagagttcgaaaaaatacacataaactcaaccagttgtataatagtaTTTGTGAAATGTCACTAAGCTAATGTACGATCGTTTTATCATTATTTCAGTTCTGATCAGTTCAACTAAgatcaattcagttcagttcagttcaggtcAGGTCAGGTCCATTATGTTCAATTGGGTTTAGTTCAGTTTAgatcattaaattcaattcagtTTAATTCAGACAATATCAATCTAAAAGAACCGAGTGTAAGTGTGAAGAAGAACCTTAAAGAAGGAGTTAATCCGATTCGCGATCCGCCATTCtttgtatatgcatccatatGAAGCTCATAGAGTTGCTTAGGatcactaggaacacacaatTTCCTCTTCTTAAAGGCAGCAACAATGACCTTAAGCATCCTTGTGTAAGGACTTCCTGCAGGCAACCTATGCCTATACAAAGGAGTTCCAACTAAGAAAATCGAGATCGATATCGCGAGTCCGATAGTCGGCAACCCATAACCAAGAGCCCAACCTACATTTTCTTGGACATACACAAGGACAGTGTTGGCAAAGAGTGTCCCTAGGAAAATGCTGAACATCCACCAATTAAAGAAGGAAAATTTATGGGCTTTTTCTTTGGGCTCAAATACATCAAATTGGTCTGCACCAATTGTTGAAATGTTGGGCTTTGTCCCACCTGTCCCAATTGTTAAAGTGTAGAGTGCCCCATAAAATATGGCTAGTTGAAGTGTTGAGGCCTTTTTGCAATTAGATATTTGGGCTTCATTACATGGAGGCGGTTTTAGCCCGGGAAGTGATACTGTTAATGTAAGCACAGACATTCCCTAATTGAAAATCGGGAAAAAAATTATTAGTATAAGACGGTctcataaataaataaaaaccatTTAAATGCGCTTATAATTGCAAATTTTCATCTTAGACAGTTGAATTTGCTTGAATTTAAGATGGATAAAATGTGAACTTTTACGATAAAAATGTGAACATTTTACCATCAGTTTCAGTTATAACTTTTTATCATtaaatggtcacattttatcataaaatagTGACATTGTTCTCGTCTTAAGTTAAGACCACCTTAACGGGGACTGATTGATGAAAATAGTAACCAAAGATTCCAGGCTTGGTTAGTAAGATAACTCGATCCACCAAGGtaatatgtttttttttaacAGGTCGCTTCAGGCACATGTTAAAATCACTTGAAAAGTCGGACAATTAATATCTTATTAGAAAAATCAATAAATTTAAAAGCACATGTTAAAAAAAACTGATAAAACTTGTTATAATTTTATAAACTCGTCAGTCGTCACATTTGTCGACTCTATACGATCTCGAACTCGATATACTCAAAAGAGGTTAAGTTGATTAGGAATTAGGATATATACCAAGAGATAAATGGAACAAGAAATGAGAAAAGTCCAATAACGACCAAGATGAGCATCAGCAATATAAGCACCCAAAATAGGAGTCATCCAAATAGTGCCAACCCAATTGGTAACATTATTGGCTGATGATACGGTTCCTTGATGCAGTTTCTTTGTCATATACACCACCAAATTTGATGATATACCATAATATGCCATTCTTTCAAACACTTCATACACTGTACAAAATTTAATTAAAGACGGAATTATCTGTCTTAAGTTTAAGATGAGTAGTCAAATATACATTGCGAGACAAAGATAAAATGCTTGAACACTAATAAAGGATTTCTCTTGATCATCCATACAAATGTATATTATTTGACATGTTTTAATCTTATGACGCATGTTTAAGAGAGACTAATTGAACCAATTATGACAACTAATTATAAGTTTCTAGTCAATGATTACTGCATTTGTCTTAGCTAGACAATTTCAAATTTCCAATGATTAAtgacaaaaaaattgaaattttatttttgaaattttgggtcttGCACTGCACGTAGAAAATTCCAAGTTACTATTGTTCTTAAGATCGTTTTTTTTTTATACCATCCGGTTTAGTCGGGTAGGACGACCAAGGCTATGAAGCTCTTTCTAATAAGTTTTATTAACACTCATTTATTCTAAGGGCTCAAATTCAAACACTTTGATTAAGTTAGAACAACAACTTATTAGTTGAAATAAGTGCTTATGGGTGCTCAAATCGATACTTAAGGTACTTGAATACTTGAGTTTCGAGTTTAGACTCTAGATCATGGATAAAAACACGTTTATTATTATGTTATGAAACGACGGATTTATTAGTCTAACTACTCCATTACACTAATCAATTTGACTAACTATTATTTCATACTATATATGTTTACGATGCAAATTATAAAATAAGATCGTTATACACTGTATAACAACCCAATTATCATAAGCTACACATTTTATTAAGTATCATCATAACGTAAGATGTTTAGCATATAATTTATCGCCATATACTATACAACGGTTTTACACAATAATTACTACACATAAGAAGGTTAGGTAGGTTGTTCGATCAATCCTACTCGATGGAGACTACTAGTTGACTAATTAATAAGGGGTAGTCCTACGTAACATTGGACCATTTGGGTGAGAATTCACTCAAAAGTTGGAAAAGTGAGGATTGTGAGGATTAATAGTCATGCCTAAAGATAAGGTCCAAGAAATTTGATAGTTAAGTTGGTGGACGATAGTGTTGAACTTGGACTAATTAATTAATAGTGTAAATGATGATCTAATATACTTATCAAACAGTCAAACACTTAAGTCGTGATTTCATTTATACTCCCTTCAATTCactgttttcttccctatttccttaaacggattattcaggttttcttcccctttcttattttggaaactttttactcttattttattcattcatttctcCATTATCAAACCCCacctaacttttactcttattttattcatccctctctcctctcACCATACCCCAcataactcacaattccttatttaattcgtAATTATCCATTCCTCTCTCCAATCTACAAACCCCACCATCTTTCTTTATTCATTTTTTAACTCcctccttaattcttgtgccccaaaacaaagggaagaaaacactgaattggagggagtagatAGCAAGTCCCCTGTTAAGACTAAGAATGTAATATGTAAGTTTAATGAAAACCGACTAGCAAAGCTGGTTTTATTACTTTTACGTCAGTATGATATTATTCGCTTTAGATCACATTTGACCGAGGCAATTTTGTTTTTAAGAGGAacctctctaaaaatatttcttACGTACTCGTTTTGTGGTATTGAGGAAGGTGTTTTGTTATTATTAGGGAATAGAATTTTATTAAGGCCCCGTTCTCTCGGActtaattttagtttattttagtttagttcagctccAATAAATTCAATTTAATTTAACTTCATACAATGCAGTCAAATTCAATTCAGCTAAACAGGGTCTAAAAGTAATAGGGTTATGAAATATTCCGATAAAAAATAATGTGAGGCGAGAGAAGTCTGAGATAGAATATTATCTTAATTgtctatttcgaaatttttttaatGATACGGAGTACGAGGTAATTTGCATATGGAAAATATATACTATATATTATTTAGCTTTTGTTTCCTTTTATCTTTTGTTCCTCGGGCTACCTCTTAAGTGTGAGCAGTGCAATAATATAAATCCTGAGCAGTGCAATAATATAAATCCTGAATTCGTCACTAGTTCTACTGTTCATACTATAGTTGTAAGTTGTTCATCCTATTATACCTTGTTATCTTGGTCTTGCCTTTCAAGCTTCTCAACTTGTTTACGTATTAAAAACTTGAATTGGTAATTAATA from Silene latifolia isolate original U9 population chromosome 10, ASM4854445v1, whole genome shotgun sequence encodes:
- the LOC141608857 gene encoding putative F-box protein At4g38870, which encodes MSTNNNILCGDLWTQVLARLPVKTLLRLRSVCKTWCTIIEDPYFMSIHLKQYHNNNNGSSSHYDKTQLLCHHIERDGNLFIRSTIWVRNWNTLTKTSKLVESSDKAYSLVGNTCFGLILMLCYYPRRELRLWNPSLRKSIVLPSSPFITSTTLHVVHTLGFSNSTRCFKVAAFQVDMSWENRHKILSVAVYTVGADDDNNNNKVWRIITPDNSLIDAPYLEGLVFFQGASHWTVCDETISSDASTHLVSFDFDSEKFSLVELPDAREQEGAVKIVFLLGEALAFMSVTEMTRRVWVANKDDSGLVSWSLWFSGGSSEPHMSIISDQRRLNSNIYYFDDGGTTFTFGNSSYDIGTTKMTKLLKLSSDDTLNLHFYFETLALCKQGQAFP
- the LOC141606823 gene encoding protein NRT1/ PTR FAMILY 5.2-like → MAMLVNEGVIEDDYTKDGTVDLKGNPIRRSERGRWNACFFIVVYEVFERMAYYGISSNLVVYMTKKLHQGTVSSANNVTNWVGTIWMTPILGAYIADAHLGRYWTFLISCSIYLLGMSVLTLTVSLPGLKPPPCNEAQISNCKKASTLQLAIFYGALYTLTIGTGGTKPNISTIGADQFDVFEPKEKAHKFSFFNWWMFSIFLGTLFANTVLVYVQENVGWALGYGLPTIGLAISISIFLVGTPLYRHRLPAGSPYTRMLKVIVAAFKKRKLCVPSDPKQLYELHMDAYTKNGGSRIGLTPSLRFLDKAAVMTESRNPWELCTVTQIEETKQMLKMVPVLLVTFVPSIMLAQVNTLFIKQGTTLDKHIGKFNIPPASLSAFMTISMLICVVIYDQIFVKLMRKLTNNPRGITLLQRMGIGLILHTLVMIVSSLTERKRLSIARQHGLVENGAQVPVTIFILLPQFVLMGAADAFLEVAKIEFFYDQAPDQMKSVGTSYSTTAVGIGNFLSSFLLSTVSHITEQHGRHGWILNNLNASHLDYYYGFFTVLNVVNFVFFLIVARSYVYKVEVFDIVELEVLPDE